From Fusarium oxysporum f. sp. lycopersici 4287 chromosome 10, whole genome shotgun sequence, the proteins below share one genomic window:
- a CDS encoding glutathione S-transferase translates to MQQAYFLRALLSTSSRETRFINIRTRSIMTNVDTSLPPEPTGAAAKFAAQHAEEHPLKLYGGWFCPFVQRTWITIHEKKIPHQYVEINPYKKEAHFMAMNPRGLVPTLAVPVDPKGKVQKPLFESNIICEYLDEAFTDDSKYGPRLLPTDPYERARCRIWIDHISTRIIPSWYKLMQHTPDKPFSLDEAREELRGRIKSLVEEMDPEGPWFLGSTLSLVDVCLAPWAKRLFLIDHYKEGGHGIPESGEGKDGEIWKRWKKWYDAILNRDSVKETWSADDRYIIAYKRYAEDTTNSEVGQATRSGKRLP, encoded by the coding sequence ATGCAACAAGCCTATTTCTTGCGAGCTCTGctttcaacttcatcaagagaaacaagatTCATAAATATTAGAACTAGATCCATCATGACAAACGTCGACACTTCTCTACCTCCAGAACCAACTGGCGCAGCCGCTAAGTTTGCTGCTCAGCATGCTGAAGAGCATCCGCTGAAGCTCTACGGAGGCTGGTTCTGCCCTTTCGTCCAACGAACTTGGATCACTATTCACGAAAAGAAGATTCCTCATCAATATGTAGAGATCAACCCATACAAGAAAGAGGCTCACTTCATGGCCATGAATCCCCGTGGATTGGTCCCTACTCTTGCAGTACCCGTTGACCCGAAGGGCAAGGTGCAGAAGCCTCTGTTTGAGAGCAACATCATTTGTGAATATCTCGATGAGGCGTTCACGGACGATTCTAAGTATGGGCCTCGACTTCTTCCTACCGATCCATATGAGAGGGCAAGATGTCGTATTTGGATCGATCATATCAGCACACGCATCATTCCCTCATGGTACAAGCTCATGCAGCACACTCCCGACAAGCCTTTTAGCCTTGATGAGGCAAGAGAAGAACTGAGAGGACGAATCAAGTCTCTagttgaggagatggaccCTGAAGGCCCATGGTTTCTCGGCTCGACTCTGAGTCTCGTGGATGTTTGCTTAGCACCATGGGCGAAGCGCCTGTTCTTAATTGATCACTACAAGGAGGGCGGCCATGGTATCCCGGAGTCTGGCGAAGGTAAAGATGGGGAGATTTGGAAGAGGTGGAAGAAGTGGTATGATGCAATTCTCAACCGTGATAGTGTGAAGGAGACCTGGAGTGCAGATGACCGATACATCATTGCGTATAAGAGATATGCCGAGGATACTACCAACTCTGAAGTTGGTCAGGCTACGCGTTCGGGCAAGCGTCTTCCTTGA
- a CDS encoding MFS transporter, SHS family, lactate transporter, whose amino-acid sequence MTQDEYNTRAPHEGMSPGRYAATRFSSLKPPMHNVPNPIKLVRMLNSQQWAFFFVAFAAWTWDAFDFFSVSLSVTSLSKTFDKSKTDITWGITLVLMFRSVGSIAFGIASDRYGRKWPFVVNNLLFIVLELGTGFCQTYQQFLACRALFGVAMGGLYGNAAATALEDCPEEARGLMSGMLQQGYAFGYLLCAAFARGLVDTTSHDWRPLFWFGACPPVLFIIARLMLPETQAYQERQHAREVAGADGKGKVFIKEGKVALKHHWLLLVYLVLLMAGFNFMSHGSQDLYPTMLQNQLNFSKNKVTVTQVVANLGAMLGGTVVGFSSQSIGRRISIIACCIVGGALLYPYTFVRDSSIIAAAFFQQFCVQGAWGVIPIHLMELSPGAFRTFVVGTSYQLGNLVSSASSTIEARLGENFPLPDNAEGETRYDYGKVICIFMACVYVYVIVLTFIGPENLRGKFDVAHDSDAREAMGDGAMDQAADRHGHYDEETGRISSEKPEVVHLRD is encoded by the exons ATGACTCAAGACGAGTACAACACTCGCGCACCTCATGAGGGCATGTCCCCAGGTCGCTACGCAGCCACAAGATTCTCCTCGCTCAAACCTCCCATGCACAATGTGCCGAATCCGATAAAACTCGTGCGCATGCTGAACTCCCAACAATGGGCATTCTTCTTTGTCGCCTTCGCGGCCTGG ACATGGGACGCATTCGATTTCTTCTCCGTATCTCTCTCCGTTACAAGTCTGAGCAAAACCTTCGACAAATCCAAGACCGACATCACATGGGGTATTACCCTCGTTCTCATGTTCCGATCCGTTGGCTCTATCGCCTTCGGTATTGCGAGTGATCGATACGGTCGAAAGTGGCCATTCGTGGTTAACAATCTTCTCTTCATTGTTCTTGAACTT GGCACTGGTTTCTGTCAAACCTACCAGCAGTTTCTAGCTTGCAGAGCCCTTTTTGGCGTTGCCATGGGTGGTCTTTATGGTAATGCCGCCGCCACTGCTCTCGAAGATTGTCCTGAGGAGGCACGTGGTCTTATGAGTGGTATGCTCCAGCAAGGT TATGCTTTCGGATACCTTCTCTGTGCTGCATTTGCTCGCGGTCTAGTCGATACAACATCTCACGACTGGCGTCCTCTCTTCTGGTTCGGCGCTTGTCCCCCCgtactcttcatcatcgctcGTCTGATGCTCCCCGAGACCCAAGCCTATCAGGAACGCCAACACGCACGGGAAGTTGCTGGTGCAGACGGAAAAGGGAAGGTTTTCATCAAAGAAGGCAAAGTCGCTCTAAAGCACCATTGGCTTCTGCTGGTATACCTCGTCCTTCTCATGGCGggcttcaacttcatgaGCCATGGCAGCCAGGACTTGTACCCTACCATGTTGCAGAACCAGCTCAACTTttccaagaacaaggtcaCAGTCACCCAGGTCGTGGCTAACTTGGGAGCTATGCTTGGTGGCACTGTCGTCGGTTTCAGCAGTCAATCTATTGGCCGTCGAATCAGTATCATCGCTTGTTGCATCGTTGGTGGCGCCCTGCTCTATCCCTATACTTTCGTCCGCGACTCTTCAATTATCGCGGCTGCCTTTTTCCAACAATTCTGTGTCCAGGGAGCGTGGGGTGTCATTCCCATTCATCTGATGGAATTATCTCCAGGCGCTTTCCGTACTTTCGTCGTCGGTACATCCTACCAACTTGGTAACCTCGTGTCTTCTGCGTCATCTACCATCGAGGCCCGTCTCGGCGAGAACTTCCCACTTCCCGACAACGCTGAAGGCGAGACTCGCTACGACTACGGAAAAGTGATCTGTATCTTTATGGCTTGTGTGTACGTGTACGTCATTGTCTTGACGTTTATCGGTCCCGAAAACTTGAGGGGCAAGTTCGATGTTGCTCACGACTCTGATGCCAGGGAGGCCATGGGCGACGGGGCTATGGATCAGGCTGCTGACCGTCATGGACATTACGACGAGGAAACTGGTAGGATCAGCAGTGAGAAGCCTGAGGTTGTCCACCTGCGGGATTAG
- a CDS encoding alkanesulfonate monooxygenase codes for MPTEFISLTFPNPSTELNPIPGAGIDPEFLVRYARNLDDYEFNYTLIPYHSSSFDPFTIGATILAVTKQIKIVIALRPNTLYPTVAAKALATLDQLGKGRVVVHFIAGGDDTEQAREGDFLNKSERYARQEEYIKILRRAWASPEPFDWEGKYYTFKNFSNQVRPTNGHIDVSVGGSSDDAYRIGGALADIFGLWGEPLKETKEQIDRIYAEAEKAGRKDRPRIWVTFRPIIGDTEEIAWAKAHRTLDLLKENRPKGVGKAAPNDNRPQNVGSQRLLDIAKKGEVQDRALWYPTVTATNARGASTALVGSHQTVIDSILDYVDLGAELISIRGYDNLNDAIDYGRYILPGVRAALKERQNGTNGANGSHGATKEEVKQEVKEETKVVPVAA; via the coding sequence ATGCCTACAGAATTCATCAGTCTAACTTTCCCCAACCCCTCTACGGAGCTCAACCCCATTCCCGGTGCTGGAATTGATCCCGAGTTCCTTGTCCGGTATGCCCGGAATCTTGATGATTACGAGTTCAACTACACTCTCATCCCCTATCACTCCTCTTCCTTTGACCCCTTCACCATCGGTGCCACTATCCTAGCTGTTACCAAGCAAATCAAGATTGTCATTGCTCTCCGCCCCAATACCCTCTACCCTACCGTCGCCGCCAAGGCTCTCGCTACACTTGACCAGCTTGGCAAAGGCAGAGTTGTTGTTCACTTCATCGCTGGTGGAGATGACACCGAGCAAGCCCGTGAGGGTGATTTCTTGAATAAGTCTGAGCGATATGCTCGTCAGGAGGAGTATATCAAGATTCTTCGACGGGCATGGGCTTCTCCTGAGCCTTTCGACTGGGAGGGCAAGTACTATACTTTCAAGAACTTTTCCAACCAAGTCCGCCCTACGAATGGTCACATCGACGTCTCAGTCGGCGGTTCATCTGATGATGCTTACCGTATTGGTGGCGCTCTCGCTGATATCTTTGGTCTATGGGGCGAGCCCCTCAAGGAAACCAAGGAGCAGATCGATCGTATCTACgccgaggctgagaaggctggCCGTAAAGATCGTCCTCGCATCTGGGTTACCTTCCGACCTATCATCGGCGATACAGAAGAGATCGCTTGGGCCAAGGCTCACCGAACCCTAGACCTCCTCAAGGAGAACCGACCCAAGGGCGTTGGTAAGGCTGCACCCAACGACAACCGCCCTCAGAACGTTGGATCCCAACGTCTGCTTGATATCGCCAAGAAGGGTGAGGTCCAAGATCGTGCTCTCTGGTATCCTACCGTCACAGCCACCAATGCTCGAGGTGCATCTACAGCCCTGGTAGGCTCTCACCAGACTGTCATTGATTCTATTCTTGACTATGTCGACCTCGGTGCCGAGCTTATCTCTATCCGTGGATACGATAACCTTAACGATGCCATCGATTATGGTCGATACATCCTGCCTGGCGTACGAGCTGCTCTGAAGGAGCGACAGAATGGCACAAACGGTGCCAATGGCAGCCATGGAGCTACTAAGGAAGAAGTTAAGcaggaggtcaaggaggagaCCAAGGTTGTTCCAGTCGCTGCTTAA
- a CDS encoding transcriptional regulator has translation MYIKGPHAETELPVLRKLIRENPLGLLTTAIPSPNFPFLQSSHIPFVLDIEDETSETELGKLRGHLARVNPQSKAMIENLTENPHLNNVIEQDVIVIFNSPIQHYVTPKFYTETKPTTGKVVPTWNYAAAQVYGRAKIFYDTKTDEAGQFLSKQISDLSRHAETNVMGFTGGDNPVDWKVSDAPDRFIELLKKSIIGIEIEITHMGGKFKMSQEMGMGDREGVIKGFSRLESETAKEMSKLVQTRSDLKEAKKASV, from the coding sequence ATGTATATCAAAGGACCTCACGCCGAAACCGAGCTTCCGGTGCTCAGGAAGCTAATTCGAGAGAACCCATTGGGTCTTCTGACTACCGCCATTCCATCCCCAAACTTCCCCTTTCTTCAGTCCAGCCATATCCCTTTCGTTCTAGATATCGAAGATGAGACAAGCGAGACGGAGTTGGGAAAGCTACGAGGTCACCTCGCCAGAGTCAACCCTCAGAGCAAAGCCATGATCGAGAACCTCACCGAAAACCCACACTTGAATAATGTAATCGAGCAAGACGTTATTGTTATTTTCAACTCCCCTATTCAACACTACGTCACACCAAAGTTCTACACAGAAACCAAGCCTACAACTGGAAAAGTCGTTCCAACATGGAACTACGCGGCAGCACAAGTCTACGGCCGGGCCAAGATCTTTTACGATACCAAGACCGACGAGGCTGGACAATTTCTTTCAAAACAGATTTCGGACCTCAGCCGCCATGCCGAGACTAATGTTATGGGCTTTACTGGCGGTGACAACCCTGTGGACTGGAAGGTTTCTGATGCTCCTGATCGATTCATTgagcttctgaagaagagcatcATCGGAATCGAGATTGAAATTACGCACATGGGAGGAAAGTTCAAGATGAGCCAAGAGATGGGCATGGGTGATCGAGAAGGTGTCATCAAAGGCTTTTCTAGGCTTGAATCTGAGACTGCGAAGGAGATGTCGAAGCTGGTTCAGACTCGAAGTGATTTGAAGGAGGCGAAAAAGGCAAGCGTGTAA
- a CDS encoding alcohol dehydrogenase, whose amino-acid sequence MTTQTMKAVNYQGPYKVKVQDIELPKLEHPDDVIVKVTTAAICGSDLHMYEGRTAAEPGITFGHENMGIVEQLGEGVTLLKKGDRVVMPFNVADGRCRNCEEGRTAFCTGVNPGFAGGAYGYVAMGPYRGGQAQYIRVPYADFNALKLPAGKEHEADFILLADIFPTGWHGVEISGFRSGESVAVFGAGPVGLMAAYSAVLRGASRVFVVDRVPERLQAAEKIGCTPIDFSKGDAVDMIIKANDGEEVDRSVDAVGYQAVSKSGDTEQPNIVLENMIKVTRACGGLGIPGLYVPSDPGASDEASAKGMISLSFGKLFEKGLTIGTGQCNVKSYNRYLRDLILSGRAKPSFVVSHEINIEEAEVAYEKFDKRIDGYTKVLIHPNGGF is encoded by the exons ATGACTACACAAACTATGAAGGCTGTCAACTATCAAGGCCCTTACAAGGTCAAGGTTCAGGATATTGAACTTCCTAAGCTGGAGCATCCTGACGACGTCATTGTCAAGGTTACGACT GCTGCTATCTGTGGCTCCGACTTACA CATGTATGAAGGCCGAACAGCAGCAGAACCCGGCATTACCTTTG GTCATGAGAACATGGGCATTGTCGAACAGCTTGGCGAAGGTGTCACGCTGCTAAAGAAAGGAGACCGAGTCGTCATGCCCTTCAACGTCGCTGATGGCCGATGCCGTAACTGTGAAGAGGGCAGAACTGCTTTCTGCACTGGTGTCAACCCCGGATTTGCCGGAGGTGCTTATGGCTATGTCGCCATGGGCCCTTATCGGGGAGGACAGGCACAGTATATCCGAGTTCCTTATGCCGACTTCAACGCTCTCAAGCTCCCTGCTGGCAAGGAGCATGAAGCTGATTTCATTCTTCTCGCTG ATATCTTCCCTACCGGGTGGCACGGCGTTGAAATTTCTGGTTTCCGATCAGGCGAGAGCGTCGCTGTCTTCGGTGCTGGGCCCGTCGGTCTCATGGCCGCTTACTCCGCTGTTCTTCGTGGCGCATCCAGAGTATTCGTTGTTGATCGTGTTCCCGAGCGTCTCCAGGCCGCCGAGAAGATCGGCTGCACGCCAATTGATTTTTCAAAGGgagatgctgttgatatgatcatcaaggccaacgaCGGAGAGGAGGTTGACCGATCTGTTGATGCTGTCGGCTACCAGGCGGTCAGTAAAAGCGGTGATACTGAGCAGCCCAACATTGTATTGGAGAACATGATTAAAGTGACAAGAGCTTGTGGTGGACTGGGTATTCCTGGTCTTTACGTCCCTAGTGATCCTGGTGCTTCTGATGAGGCATCAGCAAAGGGGATGATCAGCCTTAGCTTTGGCAAGCTATTTGAAAAG GGACTTACTATTGGCACTGGCCAATGTAATGTCAAGTCTTACAACAGATATCTCCGAGATCTTATTCTTTCTGGTCGAGCTAAGCCCAGCTTCGTTGTCTCGCATGAGATCAAcattgaagaagctgaagtaGCTTATGAGAAGTTTGACAAGCGAATTGACGGATATACGAAGGTTCTTATTCACCCTAATGGTGGTTTCTAG
- a CDS encoding hypothetical protein (At least one base has a quality score < 10) gives MLFSAFTASATVAYLSLKGLTPPNAVETASHIVKDGLRFMSDGTENWPLMGSWLRHLTVMQRVLNNDAAAANGGSLRHGSTSHGAGVKDEISSNADTNPDAMDYDQQTNHAGSVSGQGNPRSVSESVRGDSEPPVVLARRPGVTTINGSGGASTPTTVSPPPSNTTHGTVPDIKQQPSPEMANGIVPPQDGQTTSQDMTAPELCQAFERQLLDLDDLAAFMGGGV, from the coding sequence ATGCTATTTTCAGCCTTTACAGCCAGTGCCACTGTTGCCTACCTGTCTCTCAAGGGCCTCACACCGCCCAACGCTGTCGAGACCGCCTCTCACATTGTCAAGGATGGTCTACGATTTATGAGTGATGGCACTGAGAACTGGCCTCTGATGGGCAGCTGGCTTCGACACCTCACCGTCATGCAAAGAGTGCTTAACAACGATGCTGCGGCTGCCAATGGTGGCTCCTTGCGCCATGGCTCGACATCTCACGGTGCGGGTGTTAAGGACGAAATCTCATCCAACGCTGACACCAACCCGGATGCGATGGACTATGACCAGCAGACCAACCATGCAGGTAGCGTCTCAGGTCAAGGCAATCCTCGATCTGTCTCAGAGTCTGTGCGTGGCGACAGTGAGCCTCCTGTTGTTCTGGCAAGACGACCTGGCGTTACAACCATCAACGGGTCTGGGGGAGCATCCACCCCTACGACAGTTTCGCCACCACCGTCCAATACGACCCACGGAACAGTACccgatatcaaacaacagCCTAGCCCAGAAATGGCAAATGGGATTGTGCCTCCTCAGGATGGACAGACGACGAGCCAGGATATGACTGCACCAGAGCTTTGCCAAGCCTTTGAGCGAcagctccttgatctcgatgATCTTGCGGCTTTCATGGGCGGAGGGGTTTAG